In one Mus pahari chromosome 21, PAHARI_EIJ_v1.1, whole genome shotgun sequence genomic region, the following are encoded:
- the LOC110338256 gene encoding 60S ribosomal protein L11-like, translated as MAQDRGEKENPMRELRICKLCLNICVGESGDRLTRAAKMLEQLTGQTPVFSKARYTVRSFGIRRNEKIAVHCTVRGAKAEEILEKGLKVQEYELQKNNFSDTGNFGFGIREHIDLGIKYDPSIGIYGLDFYVVLGRSGFSIADKKRRTGCIGAKHRISKEEAMRWFQQKYDGIILPGK; from the coding sequence ATGGCGCAAGATCGAGGGGAGAAGGAGAACCCCATGCGGGAGCTACGCATCTGCAAGCTCTGCCTCAATATCTGCGTCGGGGAGAGCGGGGACAGACTGACCCGGGCAGCCAAGATGTTGGAGCAGCTCACAGGCCAGACACCCGTGTTCTCCAAAGCTAGATACACTGTCAGGTCCTTTGGCATCCGGAGAAATGAGAAGATTGCTGTTCACTGCACAGTCCGCGGAGCCAAGGCAGAGGAAATTCTGGAGAAAGGCCTGAAGGTGCAGGAGTATGAGTTGCAGAAAAATAACTTCTCAGATACCGGAAACTTTGGTTTTGGAATCCGGGAACACATTGACCTGGGCATCAAATACGACCCAAGCATTGGTATCTACGGCCTGGACTTCTATGTGGTGCTGGGTAGGTCAGGGTTCAGCATCGCAGACAAGAAGCGCAGAACAGGCTGCATTGGGGCCAAACACAGAATCAGCAAGGAGGAGGCCATGCGCTGGTTCCAGCAGAAGTATGACGGGATCATCCTCcctggaaaataa